The Noviherbaspirillum saxi genome includes a window with the following:
- the dapF gene encoding diaminopimelate epimerase has protein sequence MKLKFTKMHGAGNDFVVIDAVNQQVTFTPEQWKALADRRFGVGADQMLVVEKPQSDGVDFRYRIYNADGGEVEQCGNGARAFVRFVTDKGLTDKRAIKVETMSGVIEPRLEADGRITVDMGAPILDAVRVPFDANGLQARAEHEDMLWPLEINGKTIWISAVSMGNPHAVQVVADADAAPVGIDGPVIENHPRFPARVNAGFMQVVDRHAVKLRVFERGAGETLACGTGACAAVVAGIRRGLLDSPVTVATRGGELSIAWDGGAAPVLLTGPAVTVFEGEIDI, from the coding sequence ATGAAACTCAAATTCACAAAAATGCACGGCGCCGGCAATGACTTCGTCGTGATCGATGCGGTTAACCAGCAGGTAACATTCACTCCGGAACAGTGGAAAGCGTTGGCCGACCGCCGTTTTGGCGTCGGCGCAGACCAGATGCTGGTGGTGGAAAAGCCGCAATCCGATGGCGTCGATTTTCGTTATCGCATCTACAACGCCGACGGCGGCGAAGTCGAACAATGCGGCAACGGCGCGCGTGCCTTCGTGAGATTCGTGACCGACAAGGGCCTTACCGACAAGCGCGCGATCAAGGTCGAAACCATGTCGGGCGTGATCGAACCCCGGCTGGAAGCGGATGGACGCATTACGGTCGACATGGGCGCGCCCATCCTTGACGCCGTTCGTGTACCGTTCGACGCGAACGGGTTGCAGGCACGGGCTGAGCACGAGGATATGCTGTGGCCGCTGGAAATCAATGGCAAGACCATCTGGATTTCAGCGGTATCGATGGGCAATCCGCATGCGGTTCAAGTCGTGGCGGACGCCGATGCGGCACCGGTTGGCATCGATGGTCCCGTGATTGAAAACCATCCGCGCTTTCCCGCGCGCGTCAATGCCGGCTTCATGCAGGTAGTCGACCGCCACGCCGTCAAGCTGCGCGTGTTCGAACGCGGCGCCGGCGAAACGCTGGCGTGCGGCACCGGCGCCTGCGCCGCGGTCGTCGCCGGAATCCGGCGCGGTTTGCTGGATTCGCCGGTCACGGTCGCGACACGCGGTGGCGAATTATCGATCGCTTGGGATGGCGGTGCAGCGCCGGTGTTGCTCACCGGTCCCGCCGTTACCGTATTTGAAGGCGAAATCGACATCTGA
- a CDS encoding CobW family GTP-binding protein, which produces MKLVPATILTGFLGAGKTTLLNRILREPHGHRIAVIENEFGEENIDNEILVQDSKEQIVEMSNGCICCTVRGDLIVALGTLAQKRDAGELDFDHLVIETTGLANPGPVAQTFFMDDEVAAHFLLDAIITVVDARHAMHQLDEHEEAQRQVGFADKLLLSKTDLVGAEEVAALTARLKRINPRAPVSTADFGRVPIAEVLDLRGFNLNDKLEIDPDFLTDEEHEHAHADHDCDDHCGHEHAHHDHHHAHHSDDIAAFVFRSERPFNTARLDEFLGGLVQVFGPRMLRYKGVLWMEDADRKVLFQGVHQMMGTDIGAKWDDAEPRGSKMVFIGKNLPKDVFVQGLEQCLV; this is translated from the coding sequence ATGAAACTTGTACCCGCCACGATACTGACCGGCTTTCTCGGCGCTGGCAAAACCACGCTGCTCAACCGCATCCTGCGCGAACCGCATGGCCACCGCATCGCCGTGATCGAGAACGAGTTCGGCGAGGAAAACATCGATAATGAAATCTTGGTCCAGGACAGCAAGGAACAGATTGTCGAGATGAGCAACGGCTGCATCTGCTGCACGGTGCGCGGCGATCTGATTGTCGCGCTGGGCACACTGGCACAAAAGCGCGACGCCGGGGAGCTGGATTTCGACCATTTGGTAATTGAAACGACCGGGCTGGCCAATCCCGGTCCGGTCGCACAGACCTTTTTCATGGATGATGAAGTCGCCGCGCACTTTCTTCTCGACGCGATCATCACAGTGGTCGATGCCCGGCATGCGATGCATCAGCTCGATGAACATGAAGAAGCCCAGCGCCAGGTAGGCTTCGCCGACAAGCTGCTGCTATCCAAGACCGATCTGGTCGGTGCGGAGGAAGTCGCTGCACTGACCGCCCGCCTCAAACGGATCAATCCGCGCGCGCCGGTATCGACTGCGGACTTCGGCCGCGTACCCATCGCTGAAGTGCTCGATCTGCGCGGATTCAATCTCAACGACAAGCTGGAAATCGATCCCGATTTCCTGACTGACGAAGAACACGAGCACGCACACGCGGATCACGACTGCGACGACCATTGCGGACATGAGCATGCGCACCATGACCATCATCACGCGCATCATTCCGACGATATTGCGGCATTCGTGTTCCGCAGCGAGCGTCCGTTCAACACCGCGCGGCTCGATGAATTCCTCGGCGGCCTGGTACAGGTATTCGGGCCGCGCATGCTGCGTTACAAAGGAGTACTCTGGATGGAAGATGCCGATCGCAAGGTATTGTTCCAGGGTGTGCACCAGATGATGGGAACGGATATCGGCGCCAAATGGGACGATGCCGAGCCGCGCGGCAGCAAAATGGTCTTCATCGGCAAGAACCTTCCCAAGGACGTGTTTGTGCAGGGGCTGGAACAGTGTTTGGTATAA
- a CDS encoding ABC transporter ATP-binding protein, with translation MLQITDLHYRYPTSTSAQLTVPSFSLEAGRHAIILGPSGCGKSTLLHLLAAILTPQQGSLHVAGTDLRALTPRQADAWRGRTVGFLPQKLALIPSLSVFENLTVAAYATGRAPEIVRATELLAALGLADKATAKPHALSQGQQQRAAIARAMFNRPALLLADEPTANLDDASCSASIGLLNTQAAAVGASLVIATHDARVLAALPDAAVLRLGGTA, from the coding sequence ATGTTGCAAATTACAGATCTCCACTATCGCTATCCGACATCGACCTCCGCACAGCTGACCGTGCCATCGTTCTCGCTCGAGGCCGGGCGGCATGCCATCATTCTTGGTCCTTCCGGCTGCGGCAAGTCCACCCTGCTGCATCTGCTTGCCGCCATCCTGACACCGCAACAAGGAAGCTTGCATGTCGCCGGGACCGACCTTCGTGCACTCACCCCACGCCAAGCCGATGCATGGCGCGGCCGCACTGTCGGCTTCCTGCCGCAGAAGCTGGCGCTGATTCCCAGCCTGAGCGTATTCGAGAACCTGACGGTTGCCGCCTATGCCACAGGCCGTGCCCCGGAAATCGTGCGTGCCACCGAATTGCTTGCCGCGTTGGGCCTCGCGGACAAGGCGACGGCCAAGCCGCATGCTCTTAGCCAGGGGCAGCAGCAGCGCGCGGCGATCGCGCGGGCGATGTTCAATCGCCCTGCCCTGCTGCTGGCAGATGAACCGACAGCGAATCTGGACGATGCTTCCTGCTCAGCGTCGATCGGCTTGCTGAACACGCAGGCGGCGGCCGTCGGCGCCTCACTCGTCATCGCCACCCATGACGCACGCGTGCTTGCCGCGCTGCCTGATGCGGCTGTCTTGCGCCTGGGAGGTACCGCATGA
- a CDS encoding DUF3299 domain-containing protein, translating to MHFTFRIVLSMTLAVPLLALSATPSPQPQNAPAGHVPSGVPPAAMQQLPEINGVVSWNTLAKVTPIKTKDRILPEFSKEIVALNDKEVKVQGFMMPLEPGEKQKHFLISMNPQSCSFCLPAGPEGVVEVKTKTPVKYTFEPVILSGRMAVLKDDPMGLYYRLTDAMPVTMTAK from the coding sequence ATGCACTTCACATTTCGCATTGTCTTATCAATGACGCTGGCTGTACCGCTGCTTGCTTTGTCGGCAACACCGAGCCCGCAGCCTCAGAACGCGCCGGCCGGACATGTACCGTCCGGCGTGCCGCCTGCAGCGATGCAGCAACTACCGGAAATCAATGGCGTCGTGTCGTGGAACACGCTCGCCAAAGTCACGCCGATCAAGACCAAGGACCGGATCCTGCCGGAATTTTCCAAGGAAATCGTCGCCTTGAACGACAAGGAAGTCAAAGTGCAAGGCTTCATGATGCCGCTGGAACCGGGCGAGAAGCAAAAGCATTTTCTTATTTCCATGAACCCGCAATCCTGCTCGTTCTGCCTGCCCGCCGGACCGGAAGGCGTAGTTGAAGTGAAAACGAAGACGCCGGTGAAGTACACCTTCGAACCCGTCATCCTGAGCGGCAGGATGGCTGTGCTGAAAGACGATCCCATGGGGCTGTACTACCGGCTCACCGATGCAATGCCGGTCACCATGACGGCAAAATAA
- a CDS encoding Fur family transcriptional regulator, producing the protein MSIKAKHFSSPAEASMARAEVQLREAAVRITAARVKVLATLLDAQRAFSHQDMQDAFTDMDRVTLYRALDCLTDAGLAHKIAGDDRVFRYSSGAEHGVAQDDAAPHHQHGHFKCTRCAKVFCLDSIGEAGLLRNALDESLGKGFQSHDIEFTIKGWCADCAQQR; encoded by the coding sequence ATGAGTATCAAAGCAAAACATTTTTCCAGTCCGGCCGAAGCCAGCATGGCACGTGCGGAAGTGCAACTGCGTGAAGCCGCGGTACGCATTACTGCAGCGCGCGTGAAGGTTCTCGCGACATTGCTCGATGCACAGCGCGCCTTTTCGCACCAGGACATGCAGGATGCGTTTACCGACATGGACCGCGTCACGCTGTATCGTGCGCTCGACTGCCTGACCGATGCCGGGCTGGCGCACAAGATTGCAGGCGACGACCGGGTATTTCGCTACAGCTCGGGCGCGGAACACGGCGTCGCCCAGGATGATGCCGCGCCGCATCATCAGCATGGGCATTTCAAATGCACCCGCTGCGCGAAAGTGTTCTGCCTGGACAGCATCGGCGAAGCCGGCCTGTTGCGCAATGCGCTCGACGAAAGCCTCGGCAAGGGCTTCCAGAGCCATGACATCGAATTCACCATTAAGGGATGGTGCGCCGACTGCGCACAACAAAGGTAG
- a CDS encoding TonB-dependent receptor, translated as MAIQYTLMTSAVLSALASTSFAFAQSAEQSLPTVTVTATPLGGDENAQILAPAKVLSGSELRNKLGSSLGDTLSQELGVSSSGFGAGASRPIIRGMEGPRVKILQNGMAVSDLSSLSNDHAVATDPATARQIEILRGPASLLYGSGAIGGLVNVVNDRIPTALMPKPTGEAEMRFGSVDREKSLSFSADGSAASLGLHVDGSVRDSGDYRIPGTALRNDPASPSGRLPSSFTRAHSLGFGASHIAGWGYVGASIDTRSDRYGIPTAERAYIDLSQTRGDIAGLVREPFAGAASFAFKLAASDYTHTEKEEDGTPATDFANKSFETRWEIAHLPIAGWRGTIGMQTDNSKLSALSAATGRSDTVPTTKSSSIAAFLVEERDFGPLRASAGLRIESVRRRPDDPGFSDRRINLNSYSLGGLWSFLPGYSIGATYSIAQRAPAPEELYSNGPHESTATFDIGDPSLQKERSRNLELSLQKTEGLVRWKANLFENRLRNYVYGRTDGSTVDDSGIDDPAGEFVRRLWAQDRARIRGAEAELSYNQRGEGLSLRGYADTSRGVLVGQGNLPLQPATRVGIDLGYRQDGWRGGVSALHALRQDRLAAFETTETPAYTLLDANLSYTLRQGGVQWTWFALAKNLMNRDVRLSTSLLRDVAPQPGRNIVIGLRTRF; from the coding sequence ATGGCCATTCAATACACACTCATGACGAGTGCGGTTCTGTCCGCGCTCGCTTCCACTTCATTCGCCTTCGCCCAATCCGCGGAACAGTCGCTTCCGACCGTCACCGTGACGGCGACACCTCTCGGCGGCGACGAAAATGCGCAAATACTCGCGCCTGCAAAGGTGCTTTCCGGCAGCGAGCTGCGCAACAAACTCGGCAGCTCGCTGGGCGACACGCTTTCCCAAGAACTGGGCGTATCGTCTTCCGGCTTTGGCGCGGGGGCATCGCGCCCCATCATTCGTGGAATGGAGGGGCCTCGCGTGAAAATCCTGCAGAACGGCATGGCGGTCTCTGACCTGTCCAGCCTATCCAACGACCATGCGGTTGCCACCGATCCGGCTACCGCGCGCCAGATCGAAATCCTGCGCGGACCAGCGTCGCTGCTGTATGGCTCCGGCGCCATCGGCGGACTGGTCAATGTCGTCAATGACCGTATCCCGACCGCCTTGATGCCCAAACCGACCGGAGAAGCGGAAATGCGTTTCGGCTCCGTCGATCGGGAAAAGAGCCTGTCGTTTTCCGCCGATGGATCGGCGGCCAGCCTGGGGCTTCATGTCGATGGCAGCGTGCGCGATAGCGGCGATTACCGTATTCCAGGCACTGCGCTACGCAACGATCCGGCGTCGCCATCGGGACGATTGCCATCGTCCTTTACGCGTGCGCATAGCCTGGGCTTTGGCGCATCCCATATCGCCGGCTGGGGTTATGTCGGCGCCTCCATCGATACCCGCAGCGACCGCTACGGCATCCCGACAGCCGAACGAGCCTATATCGATCTGTCGCAGACACGCGGCGATATTGCCGGCCTGGTGCGCGAACCATTCGCCGGTGCCGCATCGTTCGCATTCAAGCTGGCGGCAAGCGACTATACGCATACCGAAAAGGAAGAAGACGGCACGCCTGCCACCGACTTCGCCAATAAGTCTTTCGAAACCCGCTGGGAAATTGCCCACCTGCCGATCGCCGGATGGCGCGGCACCATCGGCATGCAGACTGACAATAGCAAACTGTCTGCGCTATCGGCTGCGACCGGACGCTCCGATACGGTACCTACCACGAAGTCCTCATCGATTGCCGCTTTCCTGGTCGAGGAACGCGATTTCGGACCGCTGCGTGCGAGCGCCGGCCTGCGCATCGAATCGGTACGGCGACGACCCGACGATCCGGGTTTCAGCGACCGCCGCATCAACCTGAATTCGTATTCGCTCGGTGGCCTGTGGAGCTTTTTGCCGGGCTATAGCATCGGCGCGACATATTCGATCGCGCAACGCGCTCCGGCACCCGAAGAGCTGTATTCCAACGGCCCGCATGAATCGACGGCGACCTTCGACATCGGCGATCCTTCCCTGCAAAAGGAACGCTCGCGCAACCTGGAACTAAGCCTGCAAAAAACCGAAGGGCTCGTGCGCTGGAAGGCCAACCTGTTTGAGAACCGGCTGCGCAATTACGTTTATGGCCGCACCGACGGCAGCACGGTCGACGACAGCGGCATCGACGATCCAGCAGGCGAGTTTGTACGTCGCCTCTGGGCGCAAGACCGCGCGCGGATCCGCGGCGCCGAAGCCGAGCTCAGCTATAACCAGCGCGGCGAAGGCCTGTCCCTGCGCGGCTATGCCGATACCTCGCGCGGCGTCCTGGTTGGACAAGGCAACCTGCCCTTGCAGCCTGCGACCCGCGTCGGAATCGATCTCGGTTATCGGCAAGACGGATGGCGCGGCGGCGTATCGGCGCTGCACGCGTTGCGACAGGACCGTCTGGCCGCGTTCGAGACAACGGAGACGCCGGCTTATACGCTGCTGGATGCGAACCTGTCCTATACGCTAAGGCAGGGTGGCGTTCAATGGACCTGGTTCGCGCTGGCGAAGAATTTGATGAACCGCGATGTCCGCTTGTCCACTTCGCTGCTGCGCGATGTCGCGCCCCAACCGGGCCGCAATATCGTGATCGGACTGCGCACGCGTTTCTGA
- a CDS encoding ABC transporter permease → MMRLNAFALALKSLRHKPLSSALNLLLMAVGIAMMTFVLSASRQLEDHALRDAQGIDLVVGAKGSPLQLILSSLYHIDIPTGNIPLAAQAQLARNRLVKKVIPLALGDSYRGFRIVGTSTDYIAHYGGTLAEGKLFDAPMQAVFGAHAAKAAGIGLNAHFSGSHGLAASGDAHAERPFVAVGILKPTGTVLDRLVLTPVESVWHVHEAGHDNGAKDEAEHKDHGDDDEHAKREITALLVQYASPLAAAMLPRAINSQSELQAAQPAFESAKLIRMLGVGVDVLRGIAAIMLIAAALSMFAALYNALEERKTDLAILRTLGAGPAKLVLLLLSEGLLLALAGAALGWLVGHAAVEAVGRLLSQEQNLALSGLAVYADEAWLLLVAVAVGVLAALLPALRAYRTDIAATLAR, encoded by the coding sequence ATGATGCGACTCAACGCCTTTGCGCTAGCGCTCAAGTCGCTGCGGCACAAGCCGCTGTCGAGCGCGCTGAACCTGCTGCTGATGGCGGTCGGCATCGCCATGATGACGTTTGTGCTGTCGGCATCCCGACAACTGGAAGACCATGCGCTGCGCGATGCACAAGGGATCGACCTGGTGGTCGGTGCCAAAGGCTCGCCGCTGCAACTCATCCTGTCGTCGCTGTATCACATCGATATCCCGACCGGCAATATTCCGCTCGCCGCCCAAGCGCAACTGGCACGCAACCGGTTGGTCAAGAAAGTGATTCCGCTCGCACTGGGCGACAGTTATCGCGGTTTCCGCATCGTCGGCACCAGCACCGATTACATAGCGCATTATGGCGGCACGCTCGCCGAGGGCAAGCTGTTCGATGCGCCGATGCAGGCCGTATTCGGGGCGCACGCGGCGAAGGCGGCCGGGATCGGGCTGAATGCACATTTCTCGGGTTCACATGGACTGGCTGCAAGCGGCGACGCGCATGCCGAGCGACCGTTTGTCGCCGTCGGCATTCTCAAGCCGACCGGCACGGTACTCGATCGCCTTGTTCTGACGCCGGTGGAATCGGTATGGCACGTCCACGAAGCCGGGCACGACAACGGTGCGAAAGACGAAGCCGAGCACAAAGACCATGGTGACGATGATGAACACGCAAAGCGTGAAATCACGGCGCTGCTGGTCCAGTATGCATCGCCTCTCGCCGCCGCGATGCTGCCGCGCGCCATCAATAGTCAAAGCGAATTGCAGGCTGCGCAGCCTGCATTCGAATCCGCGAAATTGATACGCATGCTCGGTGTCGGAGTCGATGTATTGCGCGGTATCGCCGCCATCATGCTGATCGCGGCTGCCTTGTCGATGTTCGCCGCGTTGTACAACGCACTGGAAGAACGAAAAACCGATCTCGCGATTCTGCGCACCTTGGGCGCCGGACCCGCCAAACTGGTGTTGCTGCTGCTGTCCGAAGGCTTGCTGCTGGCGCTGGCTGGGGCGGCACTCGGCTGGCTGGTCGGGCATGCCGCGGTGGAAGCGGTCGGCAGGCTGCTTTCGCAGGAACAGAATCTCGCATTGTCCGGCCTTGCGGTGTATGCCGACGAAGCATGGCTACTGCTCGTGGCGGTCGCCGTCGGTGTGCTTGCCGCCTTGCTGCCGGCGCTGCGCGCCTACCGTACCGATATAGCGGCGACCCTGGCGCGATGA
- the dksA gene encoding RNA polymerase-binding protein DksA yields the protein MDTMEKPAVSKVSEVATKTTKSTPAVSDGTLLTEAQILQMTEKDYMNEAQLAFFKARLQQLERDLLKNAGETTEHLRETVLVPDPADRATIEEEHALELRTRDRERKLLKKVQQSIASIDAGEYGWCEETGEPIGIPRLLARPTATLSLEAQQRRELKQKLYGD from the coding sequence ATGGATACAATGGAAAAACCCGCAGTTTCGAAAGTAAGCGAAGTGGCTACCAAAACAACTAAATCGACCCCCGCCGTCTCCGATGGCACCCTGTTGACCGAAGCGCAAATCCTTCAGATGACCGAGAAGGATTACATGAACGAGGCGCAGCTGGCCTTCTTCAAGGCGCGCTTGCAGCAGCTTGAGAGAGACTTGCTGAAAAACGCCGGCGAAACCACCGAGCATTTGCGCGAAACCGTGCTGGTGCCCGATCCCGCGGACCGCGCGACGATCGAAGAAGAGCATGCCCTGGAATTGCGCACGCGCGACCGTGAACGCAAGCTGCTCAAGAAAGTCCAGCAGTCGATCGCCAGTATCGATGCCGGCGAATACGGCTGGTGCGAAGAAACCGGCGAACCGATCGGCATTCCTCGCCTGCTGGCCCGCCCGACCGCGACGCTGTCGCTCGAAGCGCAACAGCGCCGCGAACTCAAGCAAAAGCTGTACGGCGACTAA
- a CDS encoding class I SAM-dependent rRNA methyltransferase, producing MLTITLKPGKEKSLLRRHPWIFPTAIDHIDGKPEEKNKSGATAVVQSASGQFLARAAYSPKSQIRARVWSFNESEPIDHALIKRRIKKAIAYRMATVKDTDAIRLVFGEADGFPGLVVDWYAGKQGHLVCQFQSAGVEAWKAPIVQALIAETGCPNVYERSDASVREREGLPLVTGTLAGNEPSDETIVTENGVRYAVDIKTGHKTGFYVDQRDNRRLVMEHAAGRDVLNCFCYTGGFSLAALKGGASSVVSIDSSGEALAIGRRNVELNGFAADKTEWQDADVFKALRAFREQGKSFDLIVLDPPKFASSPDHVERAARAYKDINLLGFQLLREGGLLFTYSCSGAISADLFQKIVAGAANDAKVDARILKRLSAGADHPMTTSFPEGEYLKGLMLYKP from the coding sequence ATGCTCACCATCACTCTCAAGCCCGGCAAGGAAAAAAGCCTGCTGCGTCGCCACCCCTGGATTTTTCCGACCGCCATCGACCATATCGATGGCAAGCCCGAAGAAAAGAACAAGTCCGGCGCCACCGCGGTCGTGCAGTCGGCATCAGGCCAGTTCCTGGCACGCGCCGCATACAGCCCCAAATCGCAGATCCGCGCCCGCGTATGGAGCTTCAATGAAAGCGAACCCATCGATCACGCGCTGATCAAGCGCCGTATCAAGAAAGCCATTGCCTACCGTATGGCGACCGTCAAGGATACCGACGCGATCCGTCTGGTGTTTGGCGAAGCGGACGGCTTCCCCGGGCTGGTGGTCGACTGGTACGCAGGCAAGCAAGGCCATCTGGTGTGCCAATTCCAGTCGGCAGGCGTAGAGGCATGGAAGGCACCGATCGTGCAGGCCCTGATCGCCGAGACCGGTTGCCCGAATGTGTACGAGCGCTCCGACGCCTCGGTGCGCGAGCGCGAAGGATTGCCGCTGGTGACAGGGACGCTGGCCGGCAATGAGCCGTCGGATGAAACCATCGTGACCGAGAACGGCGTGCGTTATGCCGTCGATATCAAGACCGGGCACAAGACCGGCTTTTACGTCGACCAGCGCGACAATCGTCGGCTGGTGATGGAGCATGCGGCGGGCCGCGACGTACTCAACTGCTTTTGCTATACCGGCGGTTTTTCGCTTGCCGCGCTCAAGGGCGGTGCCAGCAGCGTGGTGTCGATCGATTCTTCCGGCGAAGCGCTTGCGATCGGCCGGCGCAACGTGGAACTCAACGGCTTTGCCGCCGACAAGACCGAATGGCAGGATGCGGACGTGTTCAAGGCCTTGCGCGCCTTCCGCGAGCAGGGCAAAAGCTTCGATCTGATCGTGCTCGATCCGCCCAAGTTCGCCTCCTCGCCCGACCATGTCGAGCGTGCGGCGCGCGCCTACAAGGACATCAATCTGCTCGGCTTCCAGCTGCTGCGTGAAGGCGGTCTGCTGTTTACTTATTCCTGCTCGGGCGCCATCAGTGCCGACCTGTTCCAGAAGATCGTGGCCGGCGCCGCCAACGATGCCAAGGTCGATGCGCGCATTCTCAAGCGGCTGTCGGCCGGGGCGGATCACCCGATGACAACCAGCTTTCCGGAGGGCGAATACCTGAAGGGATTGATGCTGTATAAGCCGTAA
- a CDS encoding DUF484 family protein, protein MTYELDSNAVADFLSDNPHFFEEHSELLSRVKLTSPVAGRAVSLQERQMEVLREKIKIHELRMADLLRIAQENDAITQKFLEWTRSLLLARNDVDMPHTLISGLQTIFSVPHATLRIWGVAEEFAHTWFAAPVSEDAKIFCNGLTAPYCGPNQDFEAASWLEDAESIQSIAMLPLRIGAAPEAFGLLVLGSSDPSRFGTEMATDYLSKIAEIASAAMNCLLD, encoded by the coding sequence ATGACTTACGAACTGGACTCCAACGCTGTCGCCGATTTCCTGTCCGACAATCCGCATTTCTTTGAAGAGCACAGCGAACTGCTCTCCCGCGTCAAGCTGACCAGCCCGGTCGCCGGCCGTGCGGTATCGCTGCAGGAACGCCAGATGGAAGTCTTGCGCGAAAAGATCAAGATCCATGAATTGCGGATGGCGGATCTGTTGCGCATTGCGCAGGAAAACGACGCGATCACGCAAAAATTCCTGGAGTGGACCCGTTCGCTGCTGCTGGCGCGTAACGATGTCGACATGCCGCATACCTTGATCAGCGGCCTGCAGACGATTTTCTCGGTACCCCATGCCACGCTGCGCATTTGGGGCGTGGCAGAAGAATTCGCGCATACCTGGTTCGCCGCGCCGGTATCGGAAGATGCAAAAATTTTCTGCAACGGTCTGACCGCGCCTTATTGCGGCCCGAATCAAGACTTTGAAGCTGCCTCCTGGCTGGAAGACGCGGAATCGATACAATCGATCGCGATGCTGCCGCTGCGCATCGGCGCCGCACCGGAAGCATTCGGCTTGCTGGTGCTGGGTTCGTCCGACCCAAGCCGATTCGGCACCGAAATGGCGACCGACTACCTGTCGAAAATTGCCGAAATCGCCAGCGCCGCGATGAATTGCCTGCTTGACTGA
- the xerC gene encoding tyrosine recombinase XerC — protein MTENTVSAETNRARIAGYVEHLEKQRKLSPRTVTEYRSDLRELTVMVDALPGAPAMAAVGHFHIRKFASQLHAKGLNPRSIARKLSAWRGFFAWLADQETLAANPVDGVKAPKRSKPLPKALSADDAVRVVAQSTPGKDAQSPPQLCNRAMFELLYSSGLRVSELTSLDVRFVKDGEYQSAGWIDFAEGEVNVTGKGSKQRKVPVGSHALQALRAWLAVRDSLVRLDPHPLFLSDRGKRVTPGMVQTRLKAHAQALGIPANVHPHVLRHSFASHVLQSSGDLRAVQEMLGHASIAATQVYTSLDFQRLAQVYDAAHPRAKKKAVSGD, from the coding sequence TTGACTGAGAATACCGTGTCTGCCGAGACCAACCGGGCCCGTATCGCCGGCTACGTCGAGCATCTGGAAAAACAGCGCAAGCTGTCGCCGCGCACCGTTACCGAATACCGGAGCGACTTGCGCGAACTCACCGTCATGGTAGACGCGTTGCCCGGCGCGCCGGCCATGGCGGCGGTCGGTCATTTTCATATTCGCAAGTTCGCATCGCAATTGCACGCGAAAGGCTTGAACCCGCGCTCGATCGCCCGCAAGCTGTCCGCATGGCGCGGCTTTTTCGCATGGCTGGCCGACCAGGAGACCTTGGCGGCGAATCCGGTCGACGGCGTCAAGGCGCCAAAGCGCAGCAAACCGCTGCCCAAGGCGCTGTCGGCCGATGACGCGGTGCGCGTCGTCGCTCAAAGCACACCGGGCAAGGATGCGCAATCGCCTCCCCAGTTATGCAATCGCGCAATGTTCGAGCTGCTGTATTCCAGCGGCTTGCGTGTCTCCGAGCTGACTTCGTTGGACGTGCGCTTCGTGAAGGACGGCGAATACCAATCGGCGGGCTGGATCGACTTTGCCGAAGGCGAAGTCAATGTCACCGGCAAGGGCAGCAAGCAGCGCAAGGTGCCGGTCGGCAGCCATGCATTGCAAGCGCTGCGCGCATGGCTGGCGGTACGCGATAGCCTGGTGCGACTGGACCCGCACCCTTTGTTCCTGTCCGATCGCGGCAAGCGGGTCACGCCTGGGATGGTGCAGACGCGTCTGAAGGCCCATGCGCAGGCATTGGGCATTCCGGCGAACGTGCATCCCCACGTCCTGCGCCATTCCTTCGCATCGCATGTGCTGCAATCCTCGGGGGACCTGCGCGCGGTGCAGGAAATGCTAGGACATGCCTCGATCGCCGCCACGCAGGTATATACCTCGCTGGATTTCCAGCGGCTGGCGCAGGTGTACGATGCCGCTCATCCCCGGGCGAAAAAGAAGGCAGTCTCCGGAGACTGA